A single Nocardioides bizhenqiangii DNA region contains:
- a CDS encoding FtsB family cell division protein: MAATPGDRRTPAKRSGRPSRPARSGPGAAGRPERKRAERDRAATVARVRADERHRSRLTGRAAILVLVLAVLAVSYASSLRAYLQQRHQIDDLETLIEEKESAIDELQRETDRRKDPAFVMQEARKLGYVLPGETPFVVVDANGDPLTDAELDDPSSSGDDEAPAWYDGVWSSVKVAGDPPTEIPPPPQKRIVGSED; this comes from the coding sequence GTGGCTGCCACACCCGGCGACCGTCGTACCCCTGCGAAGAGGTCGGGTCGACCGAGCCGACCGGCCCGTTCCGGACCCGGCGCTGCCGGACGTCCGGAGCGGAAGCGTGCCGAGCGCGACCGCGCGGCGACCGTCGCCCGGGTCCGTGCCGACGAGCGGCACCGGTCGCGACTCACCGGCCGCGCCGCCATCCTGGTGCTGGTCCTCGCGGTCCTCGCGGTGTCCTACGCGTCGTCCCTGCGCGCCTACCTGCAGCAGCGGCACCAGATCGACGACCTCGAGACGCTGATCGAGGAGAAGGAGTCGGCGATCGACGAGCTCCAGCGTGAGACGGACCGCCGCAAGGACCCGGCGTTCGTCATGCAGGAGGCCCGGAAGCTGGGCTACGTGCTGCCGGGCGAGACGCCGTTCGTGGTCGTCGACGCCAACGGCGACCCGTTGACCGACGCCGAGCTCGACGACCCGTCGTCGTCCGGCGACGACGAGGCACCGGCGTGGTACGACGGCGTGTGGTCCTCGGTCAAGGTCGCCGGCGACCCGCCGACCGAGATCCCGCCGCCCCCGCAGAAGCGGATCGTGGGGTCGGAGGATTAG
- a CDS encoding SAM-dependent methyltransferase → MTHEHHHDDATLEELRQALTREFWDERYGGSERVWSGKPNQRLVEQTADLTPGRACDIGCGEGADAIWLAEQGWDVTALDVSRVALDRTAQHAIERGVDRRVRVGEYDVLSDRPPRAPRRTKGFDLVSAHFMHVPREDFDDVYRRLAAAVAPGGRLLVVAHHPDDVETGARESHGRGLMFPPEQVLAALGVEGGASDDWEPEVVDAPVREQQMPDGPMQVRDTVVRLRRR, encoded by the coding sequence ATGACGCACGAGCATCACCACGACGACGCCACCTTGGAGGAGCTGCGCCAGGCGCTGACTCGCGAGTTCTGGGACGAGCGGTACGGCGGCAGCGAGCGGGTCTGGAGCGGGAAGCCCAACCAGCGGCTGGTCGAGCAGACCGCCGACCTGACCCCCGGCCGCGCGTGCGACATCGGCTGCGGCGAGGGCGCCGACGCGATCTGGCTCGCCGAGCAGGGCTGGGACGTCACCGCTCTCGACGTGTCCCGAGTGGCGCTCGACCGGACGGCGCAGCACGCGATCGAGCGCGGTGTCGACCGCCGGGTCAGGGTGGGGGAGTACGACGTGCTGTCCGACCGCCCGCCACGCGCTCCTCGCCGTACCAAAGGCTTCGACCTGGTCTCGGCTCACTTCATGCACGTGCCGCGCGAGGACTTCGACGATGTCTACCGCCGGCTCGCCGCAGCCGTGGCGCCCGGGGGCCGGCTGCTCGTCGTCGCCCACCACCCCGACGACGTAGAGACCGGTGCTCGGGAGTCGCACGGCCGCGGATTGATGTTCCCGCCCGAGCAGGTGCTGGCCGCCCTCGGTGTGGAGGGTGGGGCCTCCGACGACTGGGAGCCCGAGGTGGTCGACGCGCCCGTGCGCGAGCAGCAGATGCCGGACGGCCCGATGCAGGTCCGGGACACGGTCGTCCGCCTCCGGCGGAGGTAG
- a CDS encoding Bax inhibitor-1/YccA family protein — protein MQSNNPVFRRSEEFNQASPYGQTSYPGYAPSPQGLGGEPGYAPPTAPPTAGRMTIDSVVQSSAMTLGVVFLTAAATWVLTPAIEDEAAAGTLMAAILIGSLGAFALSMVNSFKRVVSPPLVLAFAALEGVALGALSKFYDAAFPSEQYGGIVVQAVLGTFAAFAGTLAAYKFFEIKVGQRFRTFVIAAMFGMVALSMMELVLGLFGSELGLFGFGGLGLIFSIAGLVLGVFMLILDFDFIEQGVRNGIPERESWRAAFALTVSLVWIYTNLLRILAILQSD, from the coding sequence ATGCAGAGCAACAACCCCGTGTTCCGTCGGTCGGAGGAGTTCAACCAAGCCTCCCCGTACGGCCAGACGTCGTACCCGGGATACGCGCCGTCGCCGCAGGGCCTCGGCGGCGAACCGGGCTACGCTCCGCCCACCGCCCCGCCGACCGCGGGTCGGATGACGATCGACTCCGTCGTGCAGTCGAGCGCGATGACTCTCGGTGTCGTATTTCTGACCGCCGCGGCGACGTGGGTGCTGACTCCCGCGATCGAGGACGAGGCCGCCGCCGGCACGCTGATGGCCGCGATCCTGATCGGCTCGCTGGGCGCCTTCGCCCTTTCGATGGTGAACTCGTTCAAGCGCGTCGTGAGCCCGCCGCTGGTGCTGGCGTTCGCTGCCCTCGAGGGTGTCGCGCTGGGCGCGCTCAGCAAGTTCTACGACGCCGCGTTCCCGAGCGAGCAGTACGGCGGCATCGTCGTCCAGGCTGTGCTCGGCACGTTCGCGGCGTTCGCGGGCACGCTGGCGGCGTACAAGTTCTTCGAGATCAAGGTCGGCCAGAGGTTCCGCACCTTCGTGATCGCCGCGATGTTCGGCATGGTGGCGCTCAGCATGATGGAGCTCGTGCTCGGCCTCTTCGGGAGCGAGCTCGGCCTCTTCGGCTTCGGCGGATTGGGCCTGATCTTCTCGATCGCCGGCCTAGTGCTCGGCGTGTTCATGCTGATCCTCGACTTCGACTTCATCGAGCAGGGCGTCCGCAACGGCATCCCCGAGAGGGAGTCGTGGCGGGCGGCGTTCGCGCTCACGGTGAGCCTGGTCTGGATCTACACCAACCTGCTGCGGATCCTGGCCATCCTCCAGTCGGACTGA
- the def gene encoding peptide deformylase, translated as MSEADSDRLAAWTEAELDLAGRVLEVVRAPDPVLATAGARVDPADPVWVQLAADLVATMRVSPGCVGLAAQQVGIAAQLFCVDVSAHPKARTHHGTFVLCNAEVVEASRNDRAREGCMSVPDFTGDVKRASRLVVTGQLPGTGEQVTVATDAFEARALQHEMDHCQGLLFLDRVAGAHAVHPRQTYL; from the coding sequence GTGAGCGAGGCGGACAGCGACCGGCTGGCGGCGTGGACCGAGGCCGAGCTCGACCTGGCGGGTCGGGTTCTCGAGGTCGTGCGCGCGCCGGACCCCGTCCTGGCGACGGCCGGCGCGCGCGTCGACCCCGCCGATCCGGTGTGGGTCCAGCTGGCGGCCGACCTGGTCGCGACGATGCGGGTCAGCCCCGGTTGCGTCGGGCTGGCCGCGCAGCAGGTCGGCATCGCCGCGCAGCTCTTCTGCGTCGACGTGTCGGCGCACCCCAAGGCCCGGACCCACCACGGCACCTTCGTGCTCTGCAACGCCGAGGTCGTCGAGGCGAGCCGCAACGACCGCGCCCGCGAGGGGTGCATGAGCGTCCCCGACTTCACCGGCGACGTGAAGCGCGCGAGCCGGCTCGTCGTCACCGGTCAGCTGCCGGGCACCGGTGAGCAGGTCACGGTCGCGACCGACGCGTTCGAGGCCCGGGCGCTCCAGCACGAGATGGACCACTGCCAGGGGCTGCTGTTCCTCGACCGGGTCGCCGGCGCGCACGCCGTACACCCCCGCCAGACGTACTTATGA
- a CDS encoding SGNH/GDSL hydrolase family protein, with translation MTKAAAARKLAAAALYGGGGVSALGAGIYGVLVAEAKLARRTIGEANDVPPNSTGWYGRGRPGPAIRIALLGDSSAAGYGVERVEETPGALIASGVARHADRRVYLKEVCVVGARSSDLAAQIDRALPIEPEVVLIMIGGNDVTHTVLPSQSVRYLSEAVRRLTAASAKVVVGTCPDLGTIQPIAPPLRQVARTWSRRLAAAQTIATIEEGGRTVSLGSVLGPEFAAAPGVLFGPDRFHPSAAGYRACANVLLPSVLAALDEAPVEEITLEAYRGEGVLPISRAAVQAVNEPGTELGGTEVAGRRAGVRGLWVELRHRRRRPQVAAEAPDEHEAVGSVDQSPK, from the coding sequence GTGACGAAAGCAGCAGCGGCACGGAAGCTGGCCGCTGCCGCCCTCTACGGCGGCGGCGGCGTTTCCGCGCTCGGCGCCGGGATCTACGGCGTGCTGGTCGCCGAGGCGAAGCTCGCCCGCCGCACGATCGGCGAGGCCAACGACGTGCCGCCGAACTCGACCGGCTGGTACGGCCGCGGTCGGCCCGGCCCGGCGATCCGGATCGCGCTGCTCGGCGACTCGAGCGCCGCCGGCTACGGCGTGGAGCGCGTCGAGGAGACGCCGGGCGCTCTCATCGCCAGCGGCGTGGCGCGGCACGCGGACCGGCGGGTCTACCTCAAGGAGGTCTGCGTCGTCGGCGCGCGCTCGTCCGACCTGGCGGCGCAGATCGACCGGGCCCTCCCGATCGAGCCCGAGGTCGTGTTGATCATGATCGGCGGCAACGACGTGACCCACACGGTGCTGCCGTCGCAGTCGGTCCGGTACCTCTCCGAGGCCGTACGACGCCTCACCGCCGCCAGTGCCAAGGTCGTCGTGGGCACCTGTCCCGATCTCGGCACCATCCAGCCGATCGCTCCGCCGCTGCGGCAGGTCGCCCGCACCTGGTCCCGCCGGCTGGCGGCCGCCCAGACGATCGCCACCATCGAGGAGGGCGGACGGACGGTGTCGCTCGGCTCGGTGCTCGGGCCGGAGTTCGCCGCCGCTCCCGGGGTCCTGTTCGGTCCCGACCGGTTCCACCCGTCCGCCGCGGGCTACCGCGCCTGCGCCAACGTGCTGCTCCCCTCCGTGCTGGCCGCCCTCGACGAGGCGCCCGTCGAGGAGATCACGCTCGAGGCCTACCGGGGCGAGGGCGTGCTGCCGATCTCCCGGGCCGCCGTCCAGGCCGTCAACGAGCCGGGCACCGAGCTCGGCGGCACCGAGGTCGCGGGGAGGCGCGCGGGTGTCCGTGGTCTCTGGGTCGAGCTGCGCCACCGGCGCCGCCGGCCGCAGGTCGCGGCGGAGGCGCCCGACGAGCACGAGGCCGTCGGAAGCGTCGACCAGTCCCCGAAATGA
- a CDS encoding DUF501 domain-containing protein: protein MTSADEAVIAAQLGRPPRGIHAIGHRCPCGNPDVVTTEPRLPNGTPFPTTYYLTCPRVNSRIGTLEASGLMRTMQDRLTSDPGLAEAYRLAHVAYLADRAAVGESAGLEVPEIEGISAGGMPDRVKCLHVLAAHSLAAGPGVNPLGDEVLELLGDWWETGPCVTPEAPSGG, encoded by the coding sequence GTGACCTCTGCGGACGAGGCGGTGATCGCGGCGCAGCTCGGCCGACCGCCGCGCGGCATCCACGCGATCGGGCACCGCTGCCCGTGCGGCAACCCGGACGTGGTGACGACCGAGCCGCGACTGCCGAACGGGACGCCGTTCCCGACCACGTACTACCTGACCTGCCCGCGGGTGAACTCGCGGATCGGCACCCTCGAGGCATCGGGCCTGATGCGGACCATGCAGGACCGGCTCACGTCCGACCCCGGCCTCGCGGAGGCATATCGGCTCGCTCACGTCGCCTACCTGGCGGACCGGGCCGCGGTGGGTGAGTCGGCCGGGCTGGAGGTCCCGGAGATCGAGGGCATCTCGGCCGGCGGCATGCCCGACCGGGTGAAGTGCCTGCACGTCCTTGCTGCCCACTCCCTGGCCGCGGGGCCGGGGGTGAACCCGCTCGGGGACGAGGTGCTCGAGCTGCTCGGCGACTGGTGGGAGACGGGTCCCTGCGTCACGCCCGAGGCTCCCTCCGGTGGTTGA
- a CDS encoding protein kinase family protein, with protein MSTARGLTEPQVLAVGRGLLTELARLHEAGGVSGAVGPATVLVNDDGAVRLVDGPADRAYASPEVLTGQPPTARSDLYSAGALLAHLFRGEPTLPPSVADLDPGVAWLLGPVLAADPATRPGSAAAMVAAVDQLAEQRHGADWRVAAGLAGAAGVAGAVPVLVLATGGGASAAGAAAGGAAGLGAGAVGTGGAGAGGAAGGAASVAGTGASGQVAAAGGVVTPQGGVLGGVAAPGAGTPAAAGGASASGAAGTGQGVAGGGVQAAGHTSHAVGGGISKGLAVKLGAAVAAGAVGVAGTAAAVILLTGGETKTVEVPATSDIYLAGASEEMEAQLSDPGTRPVSVDVDGAGTVSFPSVEGELSACSGCEPESPDGGNISFGSTGITAFNGIAGVTFADRTLFVVGVFVGDDQPTQPDDAVVDLSGADDETTQEPGLGEPFFIGDGETGDGEVQEVVVPEDATTLYVGFADAYGFYGTPGAYGDNEGSVDVEVSID; from the coding sequence ATGAGCACAGCCCGAGGCCTGACCGAGCCGCAGGTGCTGGCGGTGGGCCGCGGCCTGCTGACGGAGCTGGCCCGGCTGCACGAGGCCGGGGGCGTCAGCGGCGCCGTCGGCCCGGCGACGGTCCTCGTGAACGACGACGGCGCCGTGCGCCTCGTCGACGGACCCGCGGACCGGGCCTACGCCAGCCCCGAGGTGCTCACGGGGCAGCCGCCGACCGCCCGCAGCGATCTCTACTCCGCGGGCGCGCTCCTGGCGCACCTCTTCCGAGGTGAGCCGACGCTGCCCCCCAGCGTGGCGGACCTCGATCCCGGCGTTGCCTGGCTGCTCGGGCCGGTGCTGGCGGCCGATCCGGCGACGCGGCCGGGATCGGCTGCGGCGATGGTCGCGGCGGTCGACCAGCTCGCCGAGCAGCGGCACGGCGCCGACTGGAGGGTCGCAGCCGGCCTGGCCGGCGCGGCGGGCGTCGCAGGTGCGGTGCCGGTCCTCGTGCTGGCCACCGGGGGCGGGGCGTCCGCGGCGGGCGCTGCCGCCGGCGGTGCGGCCGGGCTCGGCGCGGGCGCGGTCGGAACGGGCGGTGCCGGCGCCGGCGGGGCAGCGGGCGGCGCCGCCTCGGTGGCAGGCACGGGCGCGAGCGGGCAGGTCGCTGCCGCCGGTGGCGTGGTCACGCCGCAGGGCGGAGTGCTGGGAGGCGTCGCGGCGCCGGGCGCGGGCACACCGGCGGCCGCAGGCGGAGCCTCGGCGTCGGGCGCGGCCGGAACCGGCCAGGGAGTCGCCGGCGGCGGCGTCCAAGCAGCGGGCCACACCTCGCACGCGGTCGGTGGCGGGATCTCCAAGGGTCTCGCGGTCAAGCTCGGCGCGGCGGTCGCTGCCGGCGCCGTGGGCGTCGCCGGGACCGCTGCGGCCGTCATCCTGCTGACGGGTGGCGAGACGAAGACGGTCGAGGTGCCCGCCACGTCCGACATCTACCTGGCCGGCGCCAGCGAGGAGATGGAGGCCCAGCTGAGCGACCCCGGCACTCGGCCCGTGTCGGTCGACGTCGACGGCGCCGGCACGGTCTCGTTCCCGTCGGTCGAGGGCGAGCTGTCCGCGTGCAGCGGTTGCGAGCCGGAGTCGCCCGACGGCGGCAACATCTCCTTCGGCTCCACCGGCATCACCGCGTTCAACGGCATCGCCGGCGTCACCTTCGCCGACCGGACCCTGTTCGTCGTCGGCGTGTTCGTCGGCGACGACCAGCCCACGCAACCCGACGACGCCGTGGTCGACCTGAGCGGCGCCGACGACGAGACGACCCAGGAGCCCGGGCTCGGCGAGCCGTTCTTCATCGGCGACGGCGAGACCGGCGACGGCGAGGTCCAGGAGGTCGTCGTACCCGAGGACGCGACGACCCTCTACGTCGGCTTCGCCGACGCGTACGGGTTCTACGGCACACCGGGTGCGTACGGCGACAACGAGGGGTCGGTCGACGTCGAGGTCTCGATCGACTGA
- a CDS encoding Ppx/GppA phosphatase family protein, translating to MQRGASKPTTVAAIDCGTNTIKLLVGDLPDVAVRESRMVRLGQGVDATGRLAPEALARAFAAIDEYAALITEHGAERVRFCATSATRDADNAAEFTAGVRARLGIEPEVLSGDEEARLAFDGALRGTDLLPDPVLVLDVGGGSTELILGERPTGDEDDALRAYSMDIGSVRLHERCLGGDPATQEQIASCVSAIDAALDECPVDPAAAAAVIGIAGTVTTVAAGVLGLRAYDRDVIHGQVLDIEAVHGTVDDLVHATRAQRLALGYVHPGRADVIDAGALIVSRVLRRTTVETVTVAETDILDGIAWSLVD from the coding sequence GTGCAGCGAGGAGCCTCGAAACCGACCACCGTCGCCGCCATCGACTGCGGGACGAACACGATCAAGCTCCTCGTCGGCGACCTGCCTGACGTCGCTGTGCGGGAGAGCCGGATGGTCCGGCTCGGGCAGGGCGTCGACGCGACCGGCAGGCTGGCCCCGGAAGCGCTGGCGCGGGCGTTCGCGGCCATCGACGAGTACGCCGCGCTCATCACCGAGCACGGCGCCGAGCGGGTGCGGTTCTGCGCCACGTCGGCGACCCGGGACGCGGACAACGCGGCCGAGTTCACGGCCGGCGTCCGGGCCCGGCTCGGGATCGAGCCCGAGGTCCTGTCCGGCGACGAGGAGGCCAGGCTCGCGTTCGACGGTGCCCTGCGGGGCACCGACCTGCTCCCGGATCCCGTCCTCGTCCTCGACGTCGGCGGCGGGTCCACGGAGCTGATCCTGGGCGAGCGCCCGACCGGGGACGAGGACGACGCCCTCAGGGCGTACTCCATGGACATCGGCTCGGTGCGCCTCCACGAGCGGTGCCTCGGTGGCGACCCCGCGACACAGGAGCAGATCGCGTCCTGCGTGAGTGCGATCGACGCCGCGCTCGACGAATGCCCCGTCGACCCGGCAGCGGCCGCGGCCGTGATCGGCATCGCCGGCACGGTGACGACGGTCGCCGCCGGCGTGCTCGGGCTGCGGGCCTACGACCGGGACGTCATCCACGGCCAGGTGCTCGACATCGAGGCGGTCCACGGCACGGTCGACGACCTGGTCCACGCCACCCGCGCGCAACGGCTCGCCCTGGGCTACGTGCACCCCGGTCGCGCGGACGTGATCGACGCGGGCGCGCTGATCGTGTCCCGCGTGCTGCGTCGGACGACGGTGGAGACGGTGACGGTCGCGGAGACCGACATCCTCGACGGCATCGCCTGGTCGCTGGTCGACTGA
- a CDS encoding glycine cleavage system protein R: protein MTSLYAVTVLGHDRPGIIAAATDGLAGLGLNIEDSTMTLLRGHFAMMLLCSTEGASGPVGPRDIEQALAPLTADGDLDVAVRPVTDEPTPGTGGSSWVLTVHGGDRPGIVSAVVGEVATAGGNITDLTTRLAGDLYLLVAELDLPAGADAAAVEAAIKAAAHGVGVTATLRAAEADDL, encoded by the coding sequence ATGACCTCCTTGTACGCCGTCACCGTCCTCGGCCACGACCGACCCGGGATCATCGCCGCGGCGACCGACGGGCTCGCCGGTCTCGGGCTCAACATCGAGGACTCGACGATGACCCTGCTCCGGGGGCACTTCGCGATGATGCTGCTGTGCTCGACCGAGGGTGCCAGCGGGCCGGTCGGCCCCCGCGACATCGAGCAGGCGCTCGCGCCACTGACCGCGGACGGTGACCTCGACGTGGCCGTCCGCCCCGTGACCGACGAGCCGACGCCGGGCACCGGGGGCAGCTCGTGGGTGCTGACCGTGCACGGCGGCGATCGGCCGGGCATCGTGTCCGCCGTCGTCGGGGAGGTGGCCACCGCCGGAGGCAACATCACCGACCTGACCACCCGGCTCGCCGGCGACCTCTACCTGCTCGTCGCCGAGCTCGACCTCCCGGCCGGCGCCGACGCCGCAGCCGTCGAGGCCGCGATCAAGGCCGCTGCTCACGGAGTCGGAGTCACTGCCACGCTGCGGGCGGCCGAGGCCGACGACCTGTGA
- the eno gene encoding phosphopyruvate hydratase has product MAAIEAVGAREILDSRGNPTVEVEVLLDDGSFARAAVPSGASTGAFEAVELRDGGERYLGKGVQNAVSAVINTLGPAIEGLDAADQRLIDQTMIDVDATPNKAKVGANAILGVSLAVGRAAADSADLPLYRYIGGPNAHLLPVPMMNILNGGAHADTNVDVQEFMIAPIGAPTFRDALRTGAEVYHALKSVLKSRGLATGVGDEGGFAPDLESNRAALDLIAEAIDKAGYELGKDFGLALDVAASEFYDDGYTFEGVKKSADEMIAYYGELVAAYPIVSIEDPLDEDDWDGWKAITDALGGKTQLVGDDLFVTNVERLQRGISGGQANALLVKVNQIGSLTETLDSVDLAHRSGFRCMMSHRSGETEDTTIADLAVATNCGQIKTGAPARSERVAKYNQLLRIEDELGDAARYAGAAAFPRYQG; this is encoded by the coding sequence GTGGCAGCGATCGAAGCCGTCGGAGCCCGCGAGATCCTCGACTCGCGCGGCAACCCCACTGTCGAGGTCGAGGTGCTCCTCGATGACGGGTCCTTCGCCCGCGCGGCCGTACCGAGCGGCGCGTCCACCGGCGCCTTCGAGGCGGTCGAGCTCCGCGACGGCGGTGAGCGCTACCTCGGCAAGGGCGTCCAGAACGCCGTCAGCGCGGTGATCAACACCCTCGGCCCGGCGATCGAGGGGCTCGACGCCGCCGACCAGCGGCTGATCGACCAGACGATGATCGACGTCGACGCCACACCCAACAAGGCGAAGGTCGGCGCCAACGCGATCCTCGGCGTCTCCCTCGCGGTCGGCCGCGCGGCTGCCGACTCCGCGGACCTCCCTCTCTACCGCTACATCGGTGGCCCCAACGCCCACCTGCTGCCGGTGCCGATGATGAACATCCTCAACGGCGGTGCCCACGCGGACACCAACGTCGACGTCCAGGAGTTCATGATCGCGCCGATCGGCGCACCGACCTTCCGCGACGCACTCCGCACCGGCGCCGAGGTCTACCACGCGCTGAAGTCGGTGCTGAAGAGCCGCGGCCTCGCTACCGGCGTGGGCGACGAGGGCGGCTTCGCTCCCGACCTCGAGTCCAACCGCGCCGCCCTCGACCTGATAGCCGAGGCGATCGACAAGGCGGGCTACGAGCTCGGCAAGGACTTCGGGCTCGCACTCGACGTCGCAGCCAGCGAGTTCTACGACGACGGCTACACGTTCGAGGGCGTCAAGAAGTCGGCGGACGAGATGATCGCCTACTACGGCGAGCTCGTCGCGGCGTACCCGATCGTGAGCATCGAGGACCCGCTCGACGAGGACGACTGGGACGGCTGGAAGGCGATCACCGACGCGCTCGGCGGCAAGACCCAGCTGGTCGGCGACGACCTGTTCGTCACCAACGTCGAGCGACTGCAGCGCGGCATCTCCGGCGGCCAGGCCAACGCGCTGCTGGTGAAGGTCAACCAGATCGGCTCGCTGACCGAGACCCTCGACTCCGTCGACCTGGCGCACCGCAGCGGCTTCCGCTGCATGATGAGCCACCGCTCGGGCGAGACCGAGGACACCACGATCGCCGACCTCGCGGTCGCGACCAACTGCGGCCAGATCAAGACCGGCGCGCCGGCCCGGTCGGAGCGGGTGGCGAAGTACAACCAGCTGCTCCGGATCGAGGACGAGCTCGGCGACGCCGCGCGCTACGCCGGCGCCGCGGCTTTCCCGCGCTACCAGGGCTGA
- a CDS encoding cellulase family glycosylhydrolase gives MSRRRTCSIALVVAALLVGITPGADAVRDGRSAVTAPAAVAAPEPDLPQLRRKGRWMVDQHGRVVIVHGFNLVWKRAPYVPPATRAGFTAADARWLKRFGFNGVRLGTLWAGITPEQAGVGDPAYRDRWQRVMDLLTEQGIWMQLDAHQDMWHETYGGEGVPDWAMIRPAPFHLLPPVNLPFPMGYWTPEVSTVFDQFWADQHGLLDGWVAAWEVAARWWQEQPYLMGYDLINEPWMGLEWPTCLLAGCQASYTNELQPAYEQATAAIRAIDTENIVWWEPQQFAGGQKIPTFLEPMAGERRLGLSWHNYCPDVFLESQGIPGGDVENCWAFSRDRNAHALDQAAAMRAVPMMSEWGATDNLRAIEIDAAVADEHLMGWLHWAYKRWDDPTTADDAQGMFADDADLTTVKTEKLRRLVRTYAQAVAGVPTAMSFDAGSGDFRFRYRPDPGIAAPTEIFVSPLHYPDGFQVSVTGGTAVRRPGRMVHVTPASEGPVTVTITGR, from the coding sequence GTGAGCCGACGTAGAACGTGTTCTATCGCGCTGGTCGTTGCCGCCTTGCTGGTCGGCATCACGCCGGGCGCTGACGCCGTTCGCGACGGTCGCTCGGCGGTCACGGCACCTGCAGCCGTGGCCGCCCCTGAACCGGACCTGCCGCAGCTGCGCCGCAAGGGCCGGTGGATGGTCGACCAGCACGGCCGGGTCGTGATCGTGCACGGCTTCAACCTGGTGTGGAAGCGCGCGCCGTACGTCCCGCCGGCCACCCGGGCCGGCTTCACCGCCGCCGACGCTCGCTGGCTGAAGCGCTTCGGCTTCAACGGGGTGCGGCTCGGCACCCTCTGGGCCGGGATCACTCCCGAGCAGGCCGGGGTCGGAGACCCGGCCTACCGCGACCGGTGGCAGCGGGTGATGGACCTGCTGACCGAGCAGGGCATCTGGATGCAGCTCGACGCGCACCAGGACATGTGGCACGAGACGTACGGCGGCGAGGGAGTGCCGGACTGGGCGATGATCCGGCCCGCGCCGTTCCACCTGCTCCCGCCGGTCAACCTGCCGTTCCCGATGGGCTACTGGACGCCCGAGGTGTCGACGGTGTTCGACCAGTTCTGGGCCGACCAGCACGGCCTGCTCGACGGCTGGGTCGCGGCCTGGGAGGTCGCCGCGCGCTGGTGGCAGGAGCAGCCCTACCTGATGGGCTACGACCTGATCAACGAGCCCTGGATGGGCCTGGAGTGGCCGACCTGCCTCCTGGCGGGTTGCCAGGCGTCGTACACCAACGAGCTGCAACCGGCCTACGAGCAGGCCACCGCGGCGATCCGGGCCATCGATACCGAGAACATCGTCTGGTGGGAGCCGCAGCAGTTCGCTGGCGGACAGAAGATCCCGACCTTCCTCGAGCCGATGGCGGGGGAGCGGCGGCTCGGGCTGTCGTGGCACAACTACTGCCCGGACGTGTTCCTCGAGTCGCAGGGGATCCCGGGCGGCGATGTCGAGAACTGCTGGGCGTTCAGCCGCGACCGCAACGCGCACGCGCTCGACCAGGCAGCCGCGATGAGAGCGGTGCCGATGATGAGCGAGTGGGGGGCGACCGACAACCTGCGGGCGATCGAGATCGATGCCGCAGTCGCCGACGAGCACCTGATGGGCTGGCTGCACTGGGCCTACAAGCGCTGGGACGACCCGACCACCGCCGACGACGCCCAGGGCATGTTCGCCGACGACGCCGACCTCACGACCGTCAAGACCGAGAAGCTGCGCCGGCTGGTGCGGACCTACGCGCAGGCGGTCGCCGGCGTCCCGACCGCGATGTCGTTCGACGCCGGCTCCGGTGACTTCCGGTTCCGCTACCGACCGGACCCCGGGATCGCGGCGCCGACGGAGATCTTCGTCAGTCCGCTGCACTACCCCGACGGCTTCCAGGTCAGCGTCACCGGCGGCACCGCCGTCCGCCGACCGGGCCGGATGGTGCACGTCACGCCGGCCTCCGAGGGGCCGGTCACAGTGACCATCACCGGGCGCTGA